From Mauremys mutica isolate MM-2020 ecotype Southern chromosome 15, ASM2049712v1, whole genome shotgun sequence, one genomic window encodes:
- the LOC123350569 gene encoding soluble scavenger receptor cysteine-rich domain-containing protein SSC5D-like — MWLPLLLLVGFLEFHYTGPFLVRLAGGPSECVGRVEINYKGRWGSVCDDEWDLADAAVVCRQLGCGTALSAPVGAWFGEGTGPIWLNEVRCQGSEQHLRHCRHRGWRQHVCSHEEDASAVCSAHHFLPITTSEPSVQPALGDHRPPAQSTARPASTTPEHSGAPLRLVGGPHSCAGRLEVLHGSQWGSVCDDGWGLLEGAVVCQELGCGAVQAAPGGAHFGSGTGPIWLDDVGCSGKEMSLRQCRARPWGRTNCQHNEDASVICTGGPVVRLVGGTGSCSGRLEVFHQDRWGTVCDDMWALPGAAVVCRELGCGDPLSAPRGAFFGEGSGPIWLDNVRCQGNESALSQCLAAPWGMHDCQHAEDAGVVCTDELVHVSQRFAKPMAPQPRMQKPRMQKPRTQKPQMRKPRPRPPSVAREATQAPAQVSPRAVLPGKWKPLSLLEGTSPREAVQPEGTTRSPLPSGEPELPTAGPAAQALTDAPMRVNSPKDRLRPERPGAPGVQRPTLKNRRPRPKPLQTRTDAVQLQAPAATPTLRARAGAWTDPHVPRPQRRPGDSTLTTVASATQPPSQPNSAWMGPASPTPPTTPPPSQPHSIWTSPASPTPTPPPRQPHSTWTGPASPTSTSTTTTPPGQPHSAWIYLASPTPTPIPTTTHPPGQPHSTRMYLASPTPILTTTHPSSQPHSAWTSLASPIPTTTHLSSQPHSTQMGLVSPNTTRILTMTHRAQRDPSSPIPATTQSLNMAHSTWPGLASTSPSYITTQLPSQTHTTRMGPAPSDPTTTQPQDETHSARMGPTPTHPTTTQSQHETHSAWMGPAPSHPTTTQPQDEIHSTRMGPAPTHPTTTQPQDETHSARMGPAPSHPTTTQPQDEIHSTRMGPAPTHPTTTQPQDETHSARMGPAPTHPTTTQPQDETHSTWMSPAPSDPTTTQPQDETHTTRMGPAPSDPTTTQPQDETHTTRMGPAPSHPTTTQLQDETHSAQMGPAPSDPTTTQPQDETHSPRMGPAPSHPTTTQPQDETHHARMGPAPFHPTTTQLQDETHSTRMGPAPSGPTTTQPQDETHSTRMGPAPSHPATTQPQDETHSTQMGPALSHPTTTQPQDETHHARMGPAPSHPTTTQLQDETHSTQMDPASPSQPQGEPPGTRTQYASPAVNGTGCAKTPATPRLPGTPAAQTDAAPTPDQPQGPVLEMPHAATRALPATAFPPTMPSNWALPATATHTTTPRASTRPAPPLAQGAVTMGSETRAPIPAAGLGAVRGDCREPSYESPQLQELIQVVRELRGDLRGLVHTQRQERRLLGAIAGSLAELAGAVRQLVVELPSQVLRGQNQPPPPAWRRQGPAPPTNSLT, encoded by the exons atgtggctgcccctgctcctccttg TTGGGTTCCTGGAATTTCACTACACAG GCCCATTCCTGGTGCGTCTGGCGGGGGGCCCCAGTGAGTGCGTGGGGCGTGTGGAGATCAACTACAAGGGCCGCTGGGGCTCGGTGTGTGACGACGAGTGGGACCTGGCCGACGCAGCTgtggtgtgcaggcagctgggctgcgGCACCGCGCTCTCTGCTCCGGTGGGCGCTTGGTTTGGGGAGGGCACTGGCCCCATCTGGCTCAATGAGGTGCGGTGCCAGGGCTCAGAGCAACATCTGCGCCACTGCCGCCACCGGGGCTGGCGCCAGCATGTCTGCAGCCATGAGGAGGATGCCAGCGCTGTGTGCTCAG CTCACCACTTCCTGCCCATCACCACCTCCGAGCCCTCGGTGCAGCCAGCCCTTGGGGACCACAGACCCCCCGCACAGAGCACAGCCAGGCCGGCTTCCACCACGCCAGAGCACA GCGGCGCCCCCCTGCGGCTCGTGGGGGGCCCCCACAGCTGCGCAGGGCGTCTGGAGGTGCTTCATGGGAGCCAGTGGGGCTCGGTGTGTGATGACggctgggggctgctggagggtGCCGTGGTgtgccaggagctgggctgtggcGCAGTTCAGGCTGCCCCCGGGGGGGCGCATTTTGGGTCTGGCACTGGCCCCATCTGGCTGGATGACGTGGGCTGCAGTGGGAAGGAGATGTCCCTGCGGCAGTGCCGGGCACGGCCCTGGGGGCGCACCAACTGCCAGCACAACGAGGACGCCAGCGTCATCTGCACAG GGGGTCCTGTGGTGCGGCTGGTGGGTGGCACCGGTTCCTGCTCCGGGCGGCTGGAGGTTTTCCACCAGGACCGCTGGGGCACAGTGTGCGATGACATGTGGGCGCTACCAGGCGCGGCTGTGGTGTGCCGGGAGCTCGGCTGCGGGGACCCACTCTCTGCTCCCAGGGGGGCCTTTTTTGGTGAGGGCAGCGGTCCCATCTGGCTGGACAACGTGCGGTGCCAGGGCAATGAGTCGGCGCTGAGCCAGTGTCTGGCTGCACCATGGGGCATGCATGACTGCCAGCATGCGGAGGACGCTGGTGTGGTGTGTACAG ACGAGTTGGTCCATGTGAGTCAGCGCTTTGCCAAGCCCATGGCCCCACAGCCACGAATGCAGAAGCCACGAATGCAGAAGCCTCGGACGCAGAAACCACAGATGCGGAAGCCCCGACCCCGGCCCCCTTCAGTGGCACGGGAGGCTACACAAGCACCAGCCCAGGTATCCCCACGGGCAGTGCTACCAG GGAAGTGGAAGCCGTTGTCGTTGCTGGAGGGCACCAGCCCCCGGGAGGCCGTCCAGCCAGAGGGGACCACgcggagccccctgccctcagGAGAGCCGGAGCTGCCCACTGCTGGACCCGCAG CCCAGGCCCTGACAGATGCTCCCATGCGGGTGAACAGCCCCAAAGATCGGCTCCGTCCTGAACGGCCTGGAGCCCCGGGGGTGCAGCGCCCGACCCTGAAGAACCGGCGGCCCCGCCCCAAACCATTGCAGACACGCACAG ACGCCGTCCAGCTCCAAGCTcctgctgccacccccaccctcagggCCCGCGCTGGGGCCTGGACTGACCCCCACGTGCCTCGTCCCCAACGCCGGCCTGGGGACAGCACCCTGACGACTGTGGCCTCCGCAACCCAGCCTCCCAGCCAGCCCAACAGCGCCTGGATgggcccagcctcccccacccccccaaccaccccccctccaagccagccccacagcatctggaccagcccagcctcccctacccccacccctcctcccagaCAGCCCCACAGCACCTGGACTGGCCCAGCCTCCCCTACCTCTACCTCCACAACCACAACCCCTCCTGGCCAGCCCCACAGTGCCTGGATTTACCTGGCCTCCCctactcccacccccatccccacaaccACCCATCCTcctggccagccccacagcacccgGATGTACCTGGCCTCCCCTACCCCCATCCTCACAACCACGCACccttccagccagccccacagtgcCTGGACCAGCCtagcctcccccatccccacaacCACCCAcctttccagccagccccacagcacccagATGGGCCTTGTCTCCCCTAATACCACTCGCATCCTCACAATGACCCACAGAGCCCAAAGAGACCCAAGCTCCCCCATCCCAGCAACCACCCAGTCTCTGAACATGGCCCACAGCACCTGGCCAGGCCTGGCCTCCACCTCTCCCTCCTACATAACCACCCAGCTTCCTAGCCAGACCCACACCACTCGGATGGGCCCAGCTCCCTCCGACCCCACAACCACCCAGCCTCAGGACGAGACCCACAGCGCCCGGATGGGCCCaactcccacccaccccacaacCACCCAGTCTCAGCATGAGACCCACAGCGCCTGGAtgggcccagctccctcccaccccacaaccACCCAGCCTCAGGACGAGATCCACAGCACCCGGATGGGCCcagctcccacccaccccacaacCACCCAGCCTCAGGACGAGACCCACAGCGCCCGGAtgggcccagctccctcccaccccacaaccACCCAGCCTCAGGACGAGATCCACAGCACCCGGATGGGCCcagctcccacccaccccacaacCACCCAGCCTCAGGACGAGACCCACAGCGCCCGGATGGGCCcagctcccacccaccccacaacCACCCAGCCTCAGGATGAGACCCACAGCACCTGGATGAGCCCAGCTCCCTCCGACCCCACAACCACCCAGCCGCAGGACGAGACCCACACCACTCGGATGGGCCCAGCTCCCTCCGACCCCACAACCACTCAGCCTCAGGACGAGACCCACACCACTCGGAtgggcccagctccctcccaccccacaaccACCCAGCTTCAGGACGAGACCCACAGCGCCCAGATGGGCCCAGCTCCCTCCGACCCCACAACCACCCAGCCTCAGGACGAGACCCACAGCCCCCGGAtgggcccagctccctcccaccccacaaccACCCAGCCTCAGGACGAGACCCACCACGCCCGGATGGGCCCAGCTCCCTTCCACCCCACAACCACCCAGCTTCAGGACGAGACCCACAGCACGCGGATGGGCCCAGCTCCCTCCGGCCCCACAACCACCCAGCCTCAAGACGAGACCCACAGCACCCGGAtgggcccagctccctcccaccccgcaACCACCCAGCCGCAGGACGAGACCCACAGCACCCAGATGGGCCCAGCTCTCTCCCACCCCACAACCACCCAGCCACAGGATGAGACCCACCACGCCCGTAtgggcccagctccctcccaccccacaaccACCCAGCTGCAGGACGAGACCCACAGCACCCAAATGGACCCggcctctccctcccagccccagggcgaGCCTCCTGGTACTCGGACACAGTATGCCAGCCCAGCAGTTAATGGGACAGGTTGTGCCAAGACACCTGCAACGCCCAGGCTCCCAGGCACCCCGGCTGCACAGACAG ATGCTGCCCCCACGCCAGACCAGCCTCAGGGACCTGTCCTGGAGATGCCACACGCTGCCACCCGTGCCCTCCCAGCCACTGCCTTCCCCCCAACCATGCCCTCAAACTGGGCCCTCCCGGCCACTGCTACCCACACCACCACCCCTCGGGCCAGCACCCGCCCTGCTCCGCCACTTGCCCAGGGGGCAGTGACTATGGGGTCGGAGACAAGAGCCCCCATaccagctgcagggctgggggcagtcaggggggatTGCCGGGAGCCAAGCTACGAATCCCCTCAGCTGCAGGAGCTGATCCAGGTGGtgcgggagctgcggggggaccTGCGTGGCCTCGTCCATACCCAGCGGCAGGAGCGCCGCCTGCTGGGCGCCATTGCTGGCAGCCTGGCCGAGCTGGCGGGGGCTGTACGGCAGCTGGTAGTGGAGCTGCCCAGCCAGGTGCTTCGGGGGCAGAACCAGCCCCCGCCTCCAGCATGGCGTaggcagggccctgcaccccccactaaCAGCCTCACCTGA